GCGACTCCGCGTACTCCACCGCGACCTGCGGGTTGATCACCGGGACCAGCACCGGCTCGTTCTCCTGCAGTGCCAGCCCCGGCGGGGTGGACCGCGGCATCGCCAGCAGCGCGCCCTCGTCCAGCACGTGCGCCCACTGGCCGGAGGACGGATTGAACACCCGGGCCACCCGGCGCAGCATCGTGGCGTCGTCCGGCCGGGCCTCGGGCAGCTCGGAGTCGGAGATCAGGCCGTCCAGCAGGTCGACGCAGGCGAAGTCGGCGACCCGGGGGACCAGCACCTCGCACAGCTCGCGCGCCGTGGTGTCCAGGTCCAGCGTGGTGCCCACCCGGCTGCCGACCTCGCTCAGCAGTGCCAGCTGGTCCCCGTCCGGACTGCCCCGGAGTACCTCCACCCCGTCGGCGGGCGGCACCGTCTGGGGCGGGACCTCGGCGGCCGGGAGCTCGGCGCGGACCGGCGTGCCGTTGGCTGCGGACTCGATGGCGGTGCCTCCCTGCGTCGTCCCGTTGAGGATGCCCTGCGCACCGGCCTGATCGCCGGCACCGGGGGCCGCGTCGCGCGGACCGGGGATCTGGCCGGCCCACACCCGGCCCGGGTCCCCCGCGCCGTCGGCCCGGCCCTGGATCGCGGGTCTGGACCCGGCCGGCCGCCGGCCCGCCCGGGGCTGGGCGGCGCGCTGCTGCGGTGTCGGGTAGCGGCGGCCGAGCCCCGCGGCGATCCGGGCCGTCCCGCTACCGGAGGTCTGGTAGGGCACCACAGCCAGCCGCGCCCCGGCGTCCACCCACAGCGCCGGCAGCCCCGCCTCGGCCAGTGCGGCCAGCAGCCGGGCGCGGCGCTCCTCGGACCCGCGCGGTAGCAGCGAGCCCAGCGCGGCGGCCCCGGCCGGACCGGCCGGGGTGAAGGTGGCGGCCACCCGGTGCAGCCGGCCGGGACCGGCGGGCGCCGCCGCGTACGGCACCAGCCGCTCGCCGAGGGCGATCCGCGGGCCGGCCGTGCGCAGCGGGCGGGCGTCGGCGGCCAGCGCCAGCAGGCTGCGCCCGGCCGGCTCGACCAGCGGGTACGCCCACCACAGCACGTCGCGCAGCCGCTCCTCGCGGTCGGTCACCGCCATCGCCCCGGCCCAGGGGGAGCCGCCGCAGGTCAGGTCGTCCAGGGTGTCGAAGGCGTCGCACGGACGGGCGCCGCCGGGCGGCGGGGGCTCGGTCTCGGCCCGGGGCTCCACTGCGGGCAGCAGCCCGGAGGCCGTCCGCCCGCAGGCCACCTCGGCCCGGTGCCCGAACAACTCCTCGGCTGTGCGGTTCCACTGCGCGATCCGGCCGTCCGGGTCGATCAGGACGGCGGCGACACGAAGCAGGGCGACCACCCCTGGGGGCTGGTCACCCGTGGCGTCGTCCGGGTTCGGTGTGGAGTTGGGCTCGTCCGCCATGGATTCGGTCTGCTCCCGCCTGGCCGTCTTGCCGGGTCGTGGCACCCTCCAGCGAAGCACGGACGAGGCCGCGTCCGACAGCGAATCGATGAGATTCGTCAATATCGGTTGTGTGTCACACACCGTGCGCCCTCGAATGCACCGGGTTCACCGGACCGGAGCAGCGCGTCGCGTGACACCCACGCGGGTAGGGTTGCTGGCCGTACGGCCGGACCCAGCGAAGGCGAGCAGGTGAGCGCAGAGATCCCCGTTCAGATCGGCGACCTGGAGGAGCGGGTGGCCGCGGCCGAACTGGCCTGGCTGACCCTGGACGTCGAGGTCGAGACCCTCCGCGTGGAGATCGACAACTTCGCCCTGGTCCACCACCAGCTGCTCGGCCCGCTGTACGCCGGCCTGGACGAGCTGGACGCCCTGATCGCCGAGGCGCTGGCCGCCCGGACCGGCCGGCCCGAGGACGTGCTGCGGGCCATCGAGGCCCGGGAGCGGGCCGGCGAGCCGGCCGACCCGGACGAGGTGCCGCCGGTGGAGCCGGAGGCTCCCCGGAAGGTCCGGCCCGACCGGGAGTCCCAGCGGCTCTACCGCGACCTCGCCCGCCGCGCCCACCCCGACCTGACCACCGACCCGGCCGAGCAGGAGCGCCGCTCCGTCTTCATCAGCCGGGTCAACGAGGCCTACGCCGCCGGCGACGGCGCCGCCCTGGAGCAGCTCGCCGAGGAGTGGTCCACCGCCCCGGAGACCGCCCCCGCCCCGGGCTCCCCCGAGCGGGAGGCCTGGCTCCATCAGCGCCTGGAGTTCCTCACCGCCCGGATCGGCCGGCTGGCCGCCGAGCAGGTCCGGCTGGAGCGCACCCCCATGGGCGAGCTGCTGCTGCTCGCCCCGCAGGAGCCCGAGCGGCTGCTGGAGGAGCTCGCCGAGCAGCTGCTCGCCCGGGCCTCCGAACGGCGTGCCGAGCTGGAGCGGCTGCTGGCCGATACTGGAGTCCACGGCCCCGACACCCAGGAGAACCCCACGATGTTCGCCCAGCAGCTGCCCACCACCACCGCCGCCGCGGTGCCCGCCGACGCCGTGCTGCTCGACGTCCGCGAGCAGGACGAGTGGGACGCCGGCCACGTGGACGGTGCGCTGCACATCCCGATCGGCGAGGTCGTCGCCCGGATCACCGAGCTGCCCGAGGACAGGCTGTACGTGCTGTGCCGGGTCGGCGGCCGCTCCGCGCAGGTCGTCCAGTACCTGGTCGCCCAGGGCCGGGACGCGGTCAACGTGGACGGCGGCATGTACGCCTGGGAGGCCGCCGGCCGCCCGATGGTGAGCGGCTCCGGCGGGGACGCCTTCGTCCTCTGACGGGTCTGTCGCCCCGCGCCCCGGTGAGGCAGGATGACCGGCATGCCTGTCCGGTCCCTGCCCGCCAGGGCGGCGCTCGTTGTGGCCGCCGCCCTGCTGCTCGGCGGCACCGGGCTGTTCCTGGCCGCGCTCTTCCTGCACGTCGCGCCGCCGAACTCGGTCTCCAAGGAGTACCAGCGGCAGATCGACGCCGTGGTCTTCCCCGAGTTCGAGCAGAACTGGAAGCTGTTCGCGCCGGACCCGCTGCAGCAGAACGTCACCGTCGACGCCCGGGTGCAGACCATCGCCGACGACGGCGCGGTGACCACCCGCGACTGGATCGGCCTGACCGCCCAGGACATCGCCGCCGTCCGCGG
The window above is part of the Kitasatospora sp. HUAS MG31 genome. Proteins encoded here:
- a CDS encoding rhodanese-like domain-containing protein, with amino-acid sequence MSAEIPVQIGDLEERVAAAELAWLTLDVEVETLRVEIDNFALVHHQLLGPLYAGLDELDALIAEALAARTGRPEDVLRAIEARERAGEPADPDEVPPVEPEAPRKVRPDRESQRLYRDLARRAHPDLTTDPAEQERRSVFISRVNEAYAAGDGAALEQLAEEWSTAPETAPAPGSPEREAWLHQRLEFLTARIGRLAAEQVRLERTPMGELLLLAPQEPERLLEELAEQLLARASERRAELERLLADTGVHGPDTQENPTMFAQQLPTTTAAAVPADAVLLDVREQDEWDAGHVDGALHIPIGEVVARITELPEDRLYVLCRVGGRSAQVVQYLVAQGRDAVNVDGGMYAWEAAGRPMVSGSGGDAFVL
- a CDS encoding DUF5819 family protein, which codes for MPVRSLPARAALVVAAALLLGGTGLFLAALFLHVAPPNSVSKEYQRQIDAVVFPEFEQNWKLFAPDPLQQNVTVDARVQTIADDGAVTTRDWIGLTAQDIAAVRGNPAPSHTEQNLLRRAWDFYDATHPAQEGAVAGPRGKLAELYLKRIALQRIGRTAHGERILQIQFRSGSATVPPPAWSTEQVSTEAVHRELPWWPVNDEDYRGLR
- a CDS encoding SpoIIE family protein phosphatase encodes the protein MADEPNSTPNPDDATGDQPPGVVALLRVAAVLIDPDGRIAQWNRTAEELFGHRAEVACGRTASGLLPAVEPRAETEPPPPGGARPCDAFDTLDDLTCGGSPWAGAMAVTDREERLRDVLWWAYPLVEPAGRSLLALAADARPLRTAGPRIALGERLVPYAAAPAGPGRLHRVAATFTPAGPAGAAALGSLLPRGSEERRARLLAALAEAGLPALWVDAGARLAVVPYQTSGSGTARIAAGLGRRYPTPQQRAAQPRAGRRPAGSRPAIQGRADGAGDPGRVWAGQIPGPRDAAPGAGDQAGAQGILNGTTQGGTAIESAANGTPVRAELPAAEVPPQTVPPADGVEVLRGSPDGDQLALLSEVGSRVGTTLDLDTTARELCEVLVPRVADFACVDLLDGLISDSELPEARPDDATMLRRVARVFNPSSGQWAHVLDEGALLAMPRSTPPGLALQENEPVLVPVINPQVAVEYAESLGGPELAPVVVDRSMLVLPLSARGTVLGILKLLRLPDRGPFAKGDSDTLKELAARAALSLDNARLHRAESKVATTLQRSMIPTRPPKIPGVQVAHRYLPGDPKAQVGGDWFDAIQLPGSRVALVVGDVMGHGLHSAAAMGRFRTAMQTLAALDLPPGQLLRHLDNLAQKLGDDHLATCLYAVYDPINRTCELASAGHVPPVLVHPDGRGELLRIPAGAPIGVGGVPFVAKRIDVSDGSMLVLCTDGLVEVRGGDIGEGLAALCGNLIDPKQTPEEACDTVLDRLHSDDRKDDVALLVARFDGVPPTEVATWRLAVDLTEVRRARQLVRDQLAAWRLSALTDTVELLVSELVTNAVRVARDHVQLQLIRVDKLLVEVSDDNHNLPSLEPAESMDENGRGLNLVSKLAEKWGTARKAVGKVVYFEMPLPRG